Proteins found in one Primulina eburnea isolate SZY01 chromosome 16, ASM2296580v1, whole genome shotgun sequence genomic segment:
- the LOC140817159 gene encoding ABC transporter G family member 8, translating into MDKESPPRPYKTYTITASSISYMKSTTTIAKLFIFKPCIPTPPTHILRAISLTAYPSQILAIVGPSGAGKSTLLDILAARTAPTSGALLLNSSPLNPSSFRKLSAYVPQHDACLPLLTVAETFAFSASLLNPKTSDISGIVSTLLDELRLKHLAETRMACGLSGGERRRVSIGLSLLHDPSVLLLDEPTSGLDSGSALNVMKTLRSIADSRHRTVVLSIHQPSFKILSTIDKILLLAKGTVVHNGTLSSLQDFLLCNGFSVPPQLNPLEYAMEILNLLHKPEAISPAAVSPENSSPSQSKIAKTKEKIRYRSSSFHEIVTLYIRFWKIIYRTKQLLLTNTLQALGVGLVLGTIYINIGFGKSGIEKRFGLFAFTLTFLLSSTTETLPIFIDERPILLRETSSGVYRLSSYLMANTLVFFPYLLGIAFLYSVSLYFLVGLCATWQAFAYFVLVIWIILLMANSFVLFLSSVAPNFIAGTSLVTVLLAGFFLFSGYFIAKDNIPKFWLFMHYLSMYKYALDAFLINEYSCMVSRCFIWSDETKTTCMVNGGNVLENKGLHELQRWTNLYILLGFFVLYRLLWLIVLRRRVSRFKK; encoded by the coding sequence ATGGATAAAGAATCGCCGCCGCGGCCTTACAAAACGTACACGATCACAGCCTCATCCATCTCCTATATGAAATCCACTACCACGATCGCCAAACTCTTCATCTTCAAACCTTGCATTCCAACTCCACCAACTCACATCTTACGAGCAATCTCACTTACCGCATATCCATCTCAAATCCTCGCAATCGTCGGCCCGAGTGGCGCTGGGAAATCAACTCTACTCGACATTTTGGCTGCTCGAACCGCGCCGACGAGTGGCGCCCTGCTCCTCAACTCTTCCCCCCTCAACCCGTCGTCCTTCCGCAAGCTATCCGCTTATGTCCCCCAGCATGATGCATGCCTTCCTTTACTCACCGTGGCTGAAACATTTGCCTTTTCTGCGAGTTTGCTGAACCCTAAAACCTCTGATATATCAGGGATTGTGTCCACCCTTCTTGATGAGCTCCGCCTCAAACATTTAGCGGAGACTAGGATGGCGTGTGGGCTCTCCGGCGGGGAACGCCGTCGCGTTTCTATAGGGCTAAGCCTCCTCCACGACCCGTCGGTGCTGCTTCTCGATGAACCCACTTCAGGGCTCGACAGTGGCTCAGCTTTGAATGTAATGAAGACGCTCAGATCAATCGCAGACTCACGCCATCGCACGGTTGTTCTGTCTATTCATCAGCCGAGTTTCAAGATTCTTTCCACCATAGATAAGATTCTACTCCTGGCGAAAGGAACGGTTGTGCACAACGGTACACTTTCTTCCCTTCAAGATTTCTTGCTTTGCAATGGCTTCTCAGTTCCTCCACAGCTTAATCCGCTCGAATATGCCATGGAAATACTGAATCTGCTCCATAAACCCGAAGCCATTTCACCGGCAGCAGTATCACCTGAAAATTCTTCCCCTTCTCAATCAAAAATTgctaaaacaaaagaaaaaataagGTACAGAAGCTCGAGTTTCCACGAAATAGTCACATTATACATCAGGTTCTGGAAAATAATATACAGAACAAAGCAGTTACTCTTAACAAACACTTTACAGGCTTTGGGGGTTGGCTTAGTGTTGGGCACAATCTACATAAACATTGGATTTGGTAAATCAGGGATTGAGAAAAGATTTGGCCTTTTCGCTTTCACTCTAACATTCCTCCTCTCCTCCACAACCGAAACCCTGCCAATCTTCATCGACGAAAGACCAATCCTTCTGAGAGAAACCTCGAGTGGAGTTTACAGGTTGTCTTCCTATCTCATGGCGAATACTCTAGTTTTCTTCCCCTACTTACTCGGGATCGCATTTCTTTACTCGGTTTCACTCTACTTCTTAGTGGGTCTCTGCGCAACATGGCAAGCGTTTGCATACTTTGTTCTCGTCATCTGGATCATACTTCTAATGGCGAACTCATTCGTCCTATTCTTAAGCTCCGTAGCTCCAAATTTCATCGCTGGAACTTCATTAGTGACAGTACTTCTCGCCGGATTCTTCCTGTTCTCCGGCTACTTCATCGCCAAAGACAACATACCCAAGTTCTGGCTCTTCATGCACTACTTGTCCATGTATAAATATGCTCTGGATGCATTCTTGATTAATGAGTATTCCTGCATGGTTTCAAGGTGTTTCATATGGTCGGATGAGACGAAGACAACGTGCATGGTGAATGGGGGTAATGTGTTGGAGAACAAAGGGCTCCATGAATTGCAGAGGTGGACGAATCTTTACATTTTGCTTGGGTTCTTCGTGCTTTATCGTCTGCTTTGGCTGATTGTTTTGAGAAGAAGGGTTTCAAGATTCAAGAAATGA
- the LOC140817494 gene encoding G-type lectin S-receptor-like serine/threonine-protein kinase At5g24080: MAQYSFCISCIYCVIVLGELFGSNSAGPVAPGSRLFTSQNRAWISDNRTFAFGFTPVDSMNDEFELGVWFQQLPGDRTLVWSANANTPVSEDAIFDFDRSGNLVLNDRGTAVWSSNTSNSGVETAVMSENGNFILYGTNQSIIWQSFSHPSDTLLPGQPLTVSLELKSSRSPAHGGFYTMKMLQQPNSLNLALTYNVPEGYETSLESYANYSYWPGPNVSNVTGEVTAVLDEGGSFGIIYGSSSEGAVYVYKNENDNRTLSLARNQSSAPLVLRRLILEANGNLRIYRWDNDVNGSRQWVSEWAAVSTPCEIAGICGNGICNLGISKSNASCICLPGTFKVNNDDNCSGNSSLTGKCSPHRGNLSSLFKIETVQQTNYFYSDSSVIANYSDIESEAKCGDVCLSDCECVASVYGLNEEKPYCWLLRSLEFGGYQDPGSTLFVKVEPNGSSTTDVGTDSPRGLSNKKKKTLVLPIVLSITVMIIVLLYCLLNTIVRRKRTLKKALETSLILSGGPVGFSYRDLQSRTANFSELLGTGGFGSVYKGSLSDGTPVAVKKLDKILPHGEKEFITEVNTIGSMHHMNLVRLRGYCSEGKQRLLVYEFMKNGSLDKWIFHSHNFRETQDRLLDWPTRYQVALGTAKGIAYFHEQCRDRIIHCDIKPENILLDEGFCPKVSDFGLAKLMGREHSHVVTMVRGTRGYLAPEWVSNRPITVKADVYSYGMLLLEIIGGRRNLDMSLDVDDFFYPGWAFKAITNGTHLKVADRRLEGSVEEEELVRALKIAFWCIQDEINMRPTMGEVVTMLEGSIHINMPPMPHAVSELIDEGLDHVHKAMRRELNQGSSFTTATATTTTTTTHPSSRATCSHSTFSPR; the protein is encoded by the exons ATGGCACAGTATTCCTTTTGTATCTCCTGTATATACTGTGTTATCGTTCTAGGAGAGCTTTTCGGGTCCAATTCAGCTGGCCCCGTTGCCCCGGGTTCCAGATTGTTTACGAGTCAGAACCGAGCATGGATATCTGATAATCGGACTTTTGCTTTCGGGTTTACCCCAGTGGATTCAATGAACGACGAATTTGAATTGGGAGTATGGTTTCAACAGCTTCCTGGAGATCGGACTCTTGTTTGGTCAGCTAATGC AAATACTCCAGTCAGCGAAGACGCAATCTTTGATTTCGACCGCAGTGGCAATCTCGTGCTTAACGACAGAGGAACTGCGGTCTGGTCATCGAATACGTCCAATTCTGGTGTTGAAACAGCAGTCATGTCTGAAAACGGCAACTTCATTCTGTATGGAACAAATCAAAGTATTATCTGGCAAAGCTTTTCACATCCCTCTGATACACTGTTACCAGGACAACCTTTGACAGTTTCTCTAGAGCTCAAGTCTTCTAGATCACCGGCACACGGTGGATTCTATACAATGAAAATGTTACAGCAGCCTAATTCTCTAAATTTGGCGCTGACTTATAATGTACCTGAGGGGTATGAAACCTCTCTGGAATCATATGCAAACTACTCTTATTGGCCAGGACCTAATGTATCAAATGTAACGGGGGAGGTCACGGCAGTTTTAGATGAAGGGGGGAGTTTCGGGATAATCTATGGGTCCTCGTCCGAAGGAGCAGTGTATGTGTACAAGAATGAGAATGACAATCGTACGTTATCCTTGGCTAGAAATCAATCAAGTGCTCCTTTAGTTCTTAGGAGATTAATTCTCGAGGCTAATGGTAATCTGCGCATATATCGTTGGGACAATGATGTCAATGGGTCAAGACAGTGGGTTTCAGAATGGGCAGCTGTCTCAACGCCATGTGAGATTGCTGGTATTTGCGGCAATGGGATATGCAATCTAGGAATAAGTAAGTCTAATGCTTCTTGCATATGCTTGCCAGGGACTTTCAAAGTGAACAACGATGATAATTGCTCGGGAAACTCATCGTTGACAGGGAAATGTAGCCCTCATCGTGGGAATTTATCATCCCTGTTCAAGATTGAAACGGTTCAACAAACCAATTATTTCTACTCAGATTCATCAGTCATAGCAAATTATAGCGATATTGAGTCGGAAGCCAAGTGTGGTGATGTCTGCTTATCAGACTGTGAATGCGTTGCCtcagtttatgggctaaatgaGGAAAAACCATATTGTTGGCTTTTAAGAAGCTTGGAGTTTGGAGGATACCAGGATCCTGGTTCAACTCTATTTGTGAAAGTTGAACCCAATGGCTCTTCAACTACCGATGTTGGCACTGACTCGCCACGTGGATTGAGCAATAAGAAGAAAAAAACACTGGTGCTTCCTATTGTCCTGAGCATTACAGTTATGATCATAGTTCTGCTCTATTGCTTATTGAACACAATTGTTCGTAGAAAGAGAACTTTAAAGAAAGCCCTTGAGACTTCTTTAATTTTATCAGGAGGTCCGGTTGGTTTTAGTTACAGAGATTTACAGAGCAGGACTGCAAATTTTTCCGAATTGCTGGGAACAG GTGGATTTGGCAGTGTGTACAAGGGAAGCCTCAGCGACGGAACACCAGTTGCTGTGAAAAAGCTCGACAAGATCTTACCCCATGGAGAGAAAGAGTTTATCACTGAGGTAAATACAATTGGCTCCATGCATCATATGAACTTGGTTCGTTTACGTGGATATTGCTCAGAGGGGAAACAAAG GCTTCTAGTTTACGAGTTCATGAAAAATGGGTCGTTGGACAAGTGGATATTCCATTCGCATAATTTTCGAGAGACACAGGACAGACTACTTGATTGGCCAACTCGTTATCAGGTAGCTCTTGGCACTGCAAAAGGGATTGCATATTTTCACGAGCAATGTCGTGACAGGATAATACACTGCGACATCAAGCCAGAAAACATTCTGTTGGATGAGGGTTTTTGTCCAAAAGTATCAGATTTCGGACTAGCAAAATTGATGGGCAGAGAACATTCACATGTGGTCACAATGGTGAGAGGGACCAGAGGTTACTTGGCCCCGGAATGGGTCAGTAATCGTCCAATCACTGTAAAGGCCGATGTTTACAGTTATGGGATGCTTCTTTTAGAGATAATTGGCGGAAGAAGAAATCTAGACATGTCTTTGGATGTTGACGACTTCTTTTATCCTGGATGGGCTTTCAAG GCGATTACGAATGGAACACACTTAAAAGTTGCAGACAGAAGGCTTGAAGGATCAGTGGAGGAAGAAGAGCTTGTCAGGGCTTTAAAAATTGCTTTCTGGTGCATCCAGGATGAGATCAACATGAGGCCAACTATGGGGGAGGTGGTGACGATGCTAGAAGGATCCATCCACATTAACATGCCACCAATGCCACACGCAGTGTCGGAGCTTATTGATGAAGGTTTAGATCATGTGCACAAAGCCATGAGGAGAGAACTCAATCAAGGAAGTTCCTTCACAACCGCTACCGCCACCACCACGACCACCACCACTCATCCATCATCTCGTGCGACATGTAGTCATTCCACCTTCTCACCAAGATAA
- the LOC140817144 gene encoding reticulon-like protein B2, translating into MSDHEENESNAKSVIDQITEKLHSHGSSSSSGSDDDKDIKSSAAAKKKAKIYRLFGREKPVHKVLGGGKPADIFLWRDKKSSGGVIGVATTVWVLFELLEYHLLSLLCHIFILALSILFLWSNASTFINKSPPKIPEVILSEDIVLGVASALRVEFNRACSIFRDIARGKDLKKFLAVIAGLWILSSLGSCCNFLTLFYIGIVLLHTVPLVYEKYDDQIDAFAEKAESELKKQYAVFNDKVLSKLPKSLKDKLA; encoded by the exons ATGTCTGATCACGAGGAGAACGAATCCAACGCTAAATCAGTGATCGATCAGATCACGGAGAAACTTCACAGCCACGGTTCATCTTCGTCGTCAGGTTCGGACGACGACAAGGACATCAAATCTTCTGCCGCAGCCAAGAAAAAGGCCAAGATTTATCGTCTCTTCGGCCGCGAAAAGCCCGTCCACAAGGTTCTAGGAGGTGGAAAAC CTGCTGATATTTTCCTATGGAGAGACAAGAAAAGTTCCGGTGGTGTGATTGGTGTTGCCACCACAGTTTGGGTGCTCTTTGAATTGCTCGAATATCACTTACTCTCACTACTGTGCCATATCTTTATTCTTGCCCTGTCAATCCTTTTTCTTTGGTCAAATGCATCCACCTTTATTAATAA GTCTCCACCTAAGATCCCTGAAGTCATTCTTTCTGAGGACATAGTCCTGGGTGTAGCTTCTGCCCTTCGTGTTGAATTCAACCGCGCTTGTTCCATCTTTCGAGACATTGCACGTGGGAAAGATTTGAAGAAATTCCTTGCT GTGATTGCTGGGCTGTGGATATTATCCTCTCTGGGGAGTTGCTGCAACTTCTTGACCTTATTTTACATCG GTATCGTTTTGCTGCACACCGTGCCTTTGGTTTACGAAAAATACGATGATCAGATCGATGCTTTCGCCGAGAAAGCCGAGTCAGAGTTGAAGAAACAATATGCCGTTTTCAACGACAAGGTTTTGAGTAAACTCCCAAAAAGTCTGAAAGACAAGCTTGCTTAG
- the LOC140816563 gene encoding DUF21 domain-containing protein At5g52790 translates to MAANDVPCCETMFWVYLVISVNLVCFAGLMSGLTLGLMSLSLVDLEVLIKAGRPEDRKNAEKIYPIVKNQHLLLCTLLIYNSLAMEALPIFLDALLPAAWGAILISVTFILAFGEIIPQSVCSRYGLSIGARLSVLVRLLVLIVFPFSYPISKLLDLLLGKSHSALLRRAELKTLVDMHGNEAGKGGELTHDETTIISGALDLTEKTARDAMTPLSKVFSLDLNAKFDNDTMDLIISRGHSRIPIYSGSPTNIVGLVLVKNLIKCRREDNFPIRNLTIRRIPRFNESLPLYDILSQFQKGQSHMGVVVKNASHLKDVAESIPPKSNELKPNVNSYLVTIISVESLSSSPSTDEEVLGIITMEDVLEELLQGPIFDETDEYVDIHHK, encoded by the exons ATGGCAGCAAACGATGTCCCATGTTGTGAAACTATGTTTTGGGTATATTTGGTGATAAGCGTAAATTTAGTTTGTTTTGCCGGCCTCATGTCTGGGCTAACTCTAGGACTCATGTCTCTCAGCCTCGTTGATCTCGAAGTCCTCATCAAGGCTGGTCGGCCGGAGGACAGAAAGAATGCCG AAAAGATCTACCCAATCGTAAAGAATCAGCACTTGCTACTTTGCACACTGCTGATATACAATTCCCTGGCAATGGAG GCCCTTCCAATTTTCCTTGATGCTCTTCTTCCTGCAGCCTGGGGAGCCATACTGATTTCAGTTACCTTCATACTCGCATTCGGAGAG ATTATACCTCAATCCGTGTGCTCTCGATATGGTCTGAGTATTGGAGCAAGATTATCAGTACTAGTAAGATTGCTGGTGTTAATAGTTTTCCCTTTCTCGTACCCCATTAGCAAGCTTCTGGATTTGCTGCTTGGGAAGAGCCATTCTGCTTTATTGAGGCGTGCTGAGTTGAAAACCTTGGTTGACATGCATGGAAATGag GCTGGAAAAGGCGGAGAATTGACCCATGATGAAACAACTATAATTTCTGGAGCTTTGGACTTGACTGAGAAAACTGCTAGAGATGCAATGACACCTTTGTCTAAAGTTTTTTCACTTGATCTTAATGCTAAATTCGACAA TGATACTATGGATCTGATCATAAGCAGAGGCCACAGTCGCATACCAATATACTCGGGTTCTCCAACAAACATTGTTGGCCTCGTTCTG GTCAAGAATTTGATCAAATGTCGCCGAGAAGACAATTTCCCCATCCGAAATCTTACCATAAGGAGAATACCTAG ATTCAATGAAAGTCTACCATTGTATGACATATTGAGCCAGTTTCAGAAAGGGCAGAGCCATATGGGTGTTGTTGTAAAGAATGCCAGTCATCTCAAGGATGTCGCAGAAAGTATTCCCCCCAAATCTAACGAGTTGAAACCGAACGTCAACTCCTACTTAGTCACAATAATTAGTGTTGAAAGCTTAAGTTCTTCCCCTAGTACAGATGAAGAAGTTCTTGGCATAATTACGATGGAAGATGTTCTGGAAGAACTACTACAG GGGCCAATATTTGACGAAACAGATGAATATGTTGACATTCACCACAAGTAA
- the LOC140815928 gene encoding uncharacterized protein, which yields MMEQKHVLLSALSVGVGVGVGLGLVSGQAVGRWTGGSSFSVVEGITGEQIELELVRLIDDGKENKVTFDDFPYYLSERTRVLLTSAAYVHLNHLDVSKHTRNLSPAASRAILLSGPAELYQQTLAKALAHHFKAKLLLLDITHFSIKMQSKYGSTKKESSLEGTVSEVALQRMSTFLSSFLPAKGDNKGTLSRQSSGLDSKGRNNEGISSPLKPRRTSSVSSDMSNISVQSSSSNPAHIKRIGNLSFDEKVFLQSLYKVLVSVSQTSCIILYIRDVEKLFLQSSRFYKLFDRMLKKLSGSVLVLGSRMLDFEEDCGEVDDRLSLSFPYDIVIRPPEDETHLVSWKAQLEEDMKKIQFQDNKNHIAEVLAANDLECDDLGSICHADTVVLSNYIEEIVVSAISYHLMNIKDPEYRNGKLIISSNSLSHGLSIFQEGKNGGKDTLKMETSVESLKETESKDGSGGKPEFKSESKNEAEKSSLIKEIPPDNEFEKRMRPEVIPANEIGVTFADIGSLDETKELLQELVMLPLRRPDLFNGGLLKPCRGILLFGPPGTGKTMLAKAIANEAGASFINVNMSTITSKWFGEDEKNVRALFTLAAKVSPTIIFVDEVDSMLGQRTRVGEHEAMRKIKNEFMTHWDGLLTKPGERILVLAATNRPFDLDEAIIRRFERRIMVDLPSVENREMILKTLLSKEKVEDLDFKELAAITEGYSGSDLKNLCITAAYRPVRELLQQERQKDREKRQKHDEGQSLEDSSTPEEETEEKVISLRPLNMEDMRQAKNQVAASFASEGSVMAELKQWNDLYGEGGSRKREQLSYFL from the exons ATGATGGAGCAGAAGCACGTGTTATTGTCGGCATTGAGCGTAGGGGTGGGTGTTGGGGTGGGGCTCGGTTTGGTTTCCGGTCAAGCGGTCGGCAGATGGACCGGTGGTTCGAGTTTTTCGGTGGTTGAGGGGATCACGGGTGAGCAGATTGAGTTGGAGCTTGTCAGATTGATTGATGATGGAAAGGAAAACAAGGTCACGTTCGATGACTTCCCCTATTATCTCAG TGAGAGAACACGTGTATTATTAACTAGTGCGGCGTACGTTCACTTAAACCACTTAGATGTCTCTAAGCACACTCGAAATCTCTCACCTGCTGCCAGCCGGGCAATCTTGCTCTCTGGACCTGCTG AACTCTATCAGCAAACGCTTGCTAAGGCTCTAGCGCATCATTTTAAAGCAAAGTTGCTGTTGCTGGATATAACCCACTTCTCAATTAAG ATGCAGAGCAAGTATGGCAGCACCAAGAAAGAGTCC TCACTCGAAGGCACTGTCTCAGAAGTAGCATTACAACGAATGTCCACTTTCCTCAGCTCGTTTCTTCCAGCAAAAGGGGATAACAAAG GCACATTATCGAGGCAAAGCAGTGGATTGGATTCTAAGGGAAG GAACAATGAAGGAATCAGCAGTCCCCTAAAACCTCGCAGGACTTCTTCTGTTTCTTCGGACATGAGTAACATTAGTGTGCAATCATCCTCTTCAAATCCAG CTCATATTAAGCGCATTGGCAACTTGTCTTTTGATGAGAAGGTTTTCTTACAGTCACTTTATAAG GTGTTAGTTTCAGTCTCCcaaaccagctgcatcatcctCTACATCAGGGATGTTGAGAAACTTTTTCTCCAATCTTCAAGATTCTACAAATTGTTTGATAGAATGCTAAAGAAATTATCAGGATCAGTTTTGGTTCTCGGTTCTCGGATGTTGGACTTTGAAGAGGATTGTGGTGAGGTAGATGACAGACTGAGTCTTTCATTTCCTTATGATATTGTGATCAGGCCACCGGAAGATGAAACTCATCTTGTGAGCTGGAAAGCTCAGCTGGAAGAGGATATGAAGAAGATTCAATTTCAGGATAACAAGAATCATATTGCTGAGGTACTTGCTGCAAACGACCTTGAATGTGATGATCTAGGATCAATCTGCCATGCTGATACTGTGGTTCTGAGTAATTACATTGAGGAAATTGTGGTTTCTGCTATATCTTATCATTTGATGAATATCAAAGATCCAGAGTATCGTAATGGGAAGCTTATAATATCATCCAACAG TTTGTCCCATGGTTTGAGCATTTTTCAGGAGGGGAAAAATGGTGGCAAGGATACCCTTAAAATGGAGACTAGTGTTGAATCGCTGAAG GAAACTGAATCAAAAGACGGTTCTGGAGGAAAACCTGAATTTAAGTCCGAGAGCAAGAATGAGGCAGAAAAATCTTCTTTGATAAAG GAAATCCCCCCTGACAATGAATTCGAAAAACGCATGAGGCCTGAAGTTATTCCTGCAAATGAGATTGGAGTCACATTTGCCGATATTGGTTCTCTGGATGAGACTAAAGAACTACTTCAGGAGCTGGTCATGCTTCCTCTTAGAAGACCAGACCTTTTCAATGGAGGGCTTCTTAAGCCTTGTAGAGGCATCCTTCTTTTTGGCCCTCCAGGTACTGGAAAAACAATGCTTGCTAAGGCCATTGCTAATGAGGCTGGAGCAAGCTTCATAAATGTCAACATGTCAACAATCACTTCaaaatggtttggtgaagatgagAAGAATGTTCGAGCTCTTTTCACTCTAGCAGCAAAGGTTTCTCCAACCATCATTTTCGTAGATGAGGTTGATAGCATGCTTGGACAACGGACAAGAGTAGGAGAGCATGAGGCGATGCGGAAAATTAAGAATGAGTTCATGACACATTGGGATGGACTCCTCACAAAACCCGGAGAGCGCATTCTTGTTCTTGCTGCAACAAACAGACCTTTTGATCTTGATGAAGCAATAATTAGGAGGTTTGAGCGCAG AATTATGGTCGATCTTCCATCGGTGGAGAACAGAGAAATGATCTTAAAAACCCTGTTGTCCAAAGAAAAAGTTGAAGACCTAGATTTTAAAGAGCTTGCAGCCATAACTGAAGGATATAGTGGGAGTGATCTTAAG AATCTATGCATAACTGCGGCTTATAGACCAGTAAGAGAACTGCTGCAACAAGAGAGACAGAAGGACAGG GAAAAAAGGCAAAAGCATGATGAAGGCCAGAGCTTGGAAGATTCTTCTACTCCAGAAGAAGAAACTGAGGAAAAGGTGATTTCTCTAAGGCCCTTAAACATGGAAGACATGAGGCAGGCAAAGAACCAG GTTGCTGCTAGTTTTGCTTCTGAGGGATCCGTAATGGCTGAGCTGAAGCAATGGAATGATCTATATGGAGAAGGAGGTTCAAGAAAGAGAGAGCAACTATCATACTTTCTTTAA
- the LOC140816318 gene encoding uncharacterized protein At3g49140-like: MLVIEPHTTAVVRLPAANVFIPRTKCWELRDNCVGRRCGGWVNGGNRNGIRATAKELPSSGSGPVKQNLKPQRYHPFEDILDSELLENGEASLTPAEASRTIIEVNSKATLMFSGLVNEEVHENIFWPDLPYVTDEHGNIYFQVKNDEDILQTLTSEETIVQVIVGLDTAEMISEMEALGHSDIEFGVDELDGEGSDYDDGEEDEEEDDDDDNDDAEDEDSEEWVAILDDEEDEDEESDGSLGDWAKLETMRSSHPMYFAKKLTEVVSDDPLDFMEQPSSGLAIQGLLRPAFIEEHSVIQKNVTDPECSDTDSSNIGDEKQEEGTVNINGHRCEKEQSQDDPSWAEELEKEENLGSGFSFYKLEMIKIQLVSAHGRENFVEIEDYKRARPDAIAHSAAKIISHLKAGGEKTTQALQSLCWRCKGIQVEECALIGVDSLGFDLRVCSGTQLQTLRFPFKKRASSEYSAERHLNDMLFPRAHKIQPRKEAQQTES, translated from the exons ATGCTGGTGATCGAACCTCACACCACAGCCGTCGTTCGACTCCCCGCCGCCAATGTTTTCATCCCTCG GACTAAGTGCTGGGAGTTGAGGGATAACTGTGTTGGAAGAAGGTGTGGAGGTTGGGTGAATGGTGGTAATCGGAATGGAATAAGAGCTACTGCAAAAGAGCTGCCGAGCTCGGGTTCGGGTCCGGTGAAACAGAATTTGAAGCCTCAGAGGTATCATCCGTTCGAAGACATTTTGGACTCTGAATTATTGGAGAACGGGGAAGCTAGTCTCACTCCAGCCGAAGCTTCTCGGACAATAATTGAG GTGAATAGCAAGGCGACACTGATGTTTTCTGGTTTGGTGAATGAAGAAGTTCACGAGAACATTTTTTGGCCAGATCTGCCTTATGTAACCGATGAACATGGAA ATATATACTTTCAAGTGAAAAACGATGAAGACATCTTGCAAACTCTCACTTCTGAAGAAACCATCGTG CAAGTAATTGTTGGACTAGATACTGCAGAAATGATTAGCGAGATGGAAGCACTAGGTCATTCTGATATTGAATTCGGTGTTGATGAGTTGGATGGTGAAGGTAGCGATTATGATGATGGTGAggaagatgaagaagaagatgatgatgatgataatgATGATGCTGAAGATGAAGATAGTGAA GAATGGGTTGCCATTCTCGATGATGAGGAGGATGAAGATGAGGAATCTGATGGATCATTGGGGGACTGGGCAAAATTGGAGACAATGCGATCTTCTCATCCTATGTATTTTGCCAAAAAGTTAACAGAG GTTGTTTCAGACGATCCTTTAGATTTTATGGAACAGCCTTCTTCTGGCCTTGCTATACAAGGCCTTCTAAGACCTGCATTCATCGAAGAACATTCTGTCATCCAAAAGAATGTAACAGATCCTGAATGCAGTGATACTGATTCAAGTAACATTGGCGATGAAAAACAGGAAGAAGGCACCGTGAATATCAATGGCCACAGATGTGAAAAAGAACAATCACAAGATGATCCAAGTTGGGCAGAGGAATTGGAGAAGGAAGAAAACCTTGGAAGTGGATTTTCATTTTACAAACTAGAGATGATTAAAATTCAGTTAGTGTCAGCGCATGGACGTGAG AATTTTGTTGAAATAGAAGATTATAAGAGGGCTCGACCTGATGCTATAGCACATTCAGCCGCAAAAATAATATCACACCTCAAAGCTGGTGGAGAAAAGACCACTCAAGCTCTACAATCTCTTTGTTGGAGATGTAAAGGGATTCAAGTTGAG GAATGTGCTCTTATAGGAGTAGACAGCCTTGGTTTTGATTTGCGGGTTTGCTCGGGAACACAACTTCAAACACTGCGTTTTCCTTTCAAAAAACGG GCCTCATCGGAGTACAGTGCCGAAAGGCATCTGAATGACATGCTGTTTCCGAGAGCTCACAAAATCCAACCACGGAAAGAAGCTCAGCAGACTGAATCTTAG